The following proteins come from a genomic window of Larimichthys crocea isolate SSNF chromosome III, L_crocea_2.0, whole genome shotgun sequence:
- the dnajb12a gene encoding dnaJ homolog subfamily B member 12a isoform X1, which produces MDSNKDEAERCIKIAQNAIGNNQHDKARKFLDKAQRLFPTDQARNLLESLEQNGKPPEENGGPVNGEGPSMRHRGGPAEQADASAQGSSESAKPYTAEQLEAVRKIKSCKDYYQILGVEKTASEEDLKKAYRKLALKFHPDKNHAPGATEAFKAIGNAYAVLSNTEKRRQYDQYGEERTHPSRHRHHRDFEADISPEDLFNMFFGGGFPSSNVHVYRNGRMHFAHHNRQERREQQRDGGLALFVQLMPILILIIVSALSQMMVTQPPYSLSYRPSAGHIHKRHTSNLKVPFYVGDRFNEEFSGNNLKNVERSVEEDYISNLRNNCWKEKQQKEGLLYRARYFGDSELYQRAQRMGTPSCSRLSEIQVILDG; this is translated from the exons aTGGACTCAAACAAGGACGAAGCGGAGCGCTGCATTAAAATAGCCCAAAACGCGATAGGCAACAATCAACACGACAAAGCCAGGAAGTTTCTGGACAAGGCACAACGTCTATTCCCGACAGACCAGGCCAGAA ACTTGTTGGAGTCGTTAGAGCAGAATGGAAAGCCTCCGGAGGAGAATGGCGGTCCTGTGAACGGGGAAGGACCCAGCATGAGGCACCGAGGAGGCCCCGCGGAGCAGGCTGACGCGTCCGCTCAGGGGAGCTCAGAGTCGGCCAAACCGTACACCGCGGAGCAGCTGGAAGCCGTCAGAAA GATTAAGAGCTGTAAAGATTATTACCAAATTCTTGGAGTTGAAAAGACCGCCTCTGAGGAGGATCTTAAAAAGGCTTACCGAAAGCTGGCTCTGAAATTTCACCCAGATAAAAATCACGCACCTGGAGCCACAGAGGCATTTAAAG ctatTGGTAATGCCTACGCTGTACTGAGTAACACTGAGAAACGAAGGCAATATGACCAGtatggagaggagagaacacACCCGAGCAGACATAGACACCATCGTGATTTCGAAGCAGATATCTCACCTGAGGACCTCTTCAACATGTTCTTTGGAGGGGGCTTCCCATCAA GTAATGTACACGTTTACAGAAATGGAAGAATGCACTTTGCACATCATAATAGGCAAGAAAGACGAGAACAACAGAGAGAT GGGGGTCTGGCTCTGTTTGTCCAGCTGATGCCCATCTTAATCCTCATCATTGTTTCCGCTCTCAGCCAGATGATGGTCACCCAGCCTCCTTATAGCCTTAGCTACCGCCC GTCAGCTGGACATATTCACAAAAGGCATACATCGAATTTGAAGGTCCCTTTTTATGTGGGAGACCGCTTCAATGAAGAATTTTCTGGGAATAACCTGAAGAATGTCGAGAGGAGTGTAGAAGAAGACTATATCTCCAACCTCAGAAACAATTGTTGGAAGGAGAAACAGCAGA AGGAAGGCTTACTGTACCGTGCTCGTTACTTTGGGGATTCTGAGCTGTACCAAAGGGCACAGAGGATGGGGACTCCCAGCTGTTCCAGATTATCTGAGATTCAGGTTATACTGGATGGATAG
- the dnajb12a gene encoding dnaJ homolog subfamily B member 12a isoform X2, whose protein sequence is MRHRGGPAEQADASAQGSSESAKPYTAEQLEAVRKIKSCKDYYQILGVEKTASEEDLKKAYRKLALKFHPDKNHAPGATEAFKAIGNAYAVLSNTEKRRQYDQYGEERTHPSRHRHHRDFEADISPEDLFNMFFGGGFPSSNVHVYRNGRMHFAHHNRQERREQQRDGGLALFVQLMPILILIIVSALSQMMVTQPPYSLSYRPSAGHIHKRHTSNLKVPFYVGDRFNEEFSGNNLKNVERSVEEDYISNLRNNCWKEKQQKEGLLYRARYFGDSELYQRAQRMGTPSCSRLSEIQVILDG, encoded by the exons ATGAGGCACCGAGGAGGCCCCGCGGAGCAGGCTGACGCGTCCGCTCAGGGGAGCTCAGAGTCGGCCAAACCGTACACCGCGGAGCAGCTGGAAGCCGTCAGAAA GATTAAGAGCTGTAAAGATTATTACCAAATTCTTGGAGTTGAAAAGACCGCCTCTGAGGAGGATCTTAAAAAGGCTTACCGAAAGCTGGCTCTGAAATTTCACCCAGATAAAAATCACGCACCTGGAGCCACAGAGGCATTTAAAG ctatTGGTAATGCCTACGCTGTACTGAGTAACACTGAGAAACGAAGGCAATATGACCAGtatggagaggagagaacacACCCGAGCAGACATAGACACCATCGTGATTTCGAAGCAGATATCTCACCTGAGGACCTCTTCAACATGTTCTTTGGAGGGGGCTTCCCATCAA GTAATGTACACGTTTACAGAAATGGAAGAATGCACTTTGCACATCATAATAGGCAAGAAAGACGAGAACAACAGAGAGAT GGGGGTCTGGCTCTGTTTGTCCAGCTGATGCCCATCTTAATCCTCATCATTGTTTCCGCTCTCAGCCAGATGATGGTCACCCAGCCTCCTTATAGCCTTAGCTACCGCCC GTCAGCTGGACATATTCACAAAAGGCATACATCGAATTTGAAGGTCCCTTTTTATGTGGGAGACCGCTTCAATGAAGAATTTTCTGGGAATAACCTGAAGAATGTCGAGAGGAGTGTAGAAGAAGACTATATCTCCAACCTCAGAAACAATTGTTGGAAGGAGAAACAGCAGA AGGAAGGCTTACTGTACCGTGCTCGTTACTTTGGGGATTCTGAGCTGTACCAAAGGGCACAGAGGATGGGGACTCCCAGCTGTTCCAGATTATCTGAGATTCAGGTTATACTGGATGGATAG
- the LOC104930521 gene encoding DNA damage-inducible transcript 4 protein has translation MSFSCDHSLDGSFPPSPAEDRVTKRLSWGSLLQKLTELKGINQSTVTVDQQCSRSETGSVADMSLSELDSSFFCYPLEETLATEVVSTISQCLHDASDTLGCSKLILPDFLLHNISQELLHLALSEPCGLKGALIDLCVDREDQGPLCFVDQIAVDATLVPTFHVTLVLRLESGGLWPKVQRLFKVSKSQQMSATSVRHQNTLRLSTSFRAIKRKLYCSGELLIEECC, from the exons ATGTCTTTTTCTTGCGATCACTCTCTGGATGGAAGCTTTCCTCCGTCTCCAGCGGAGGACAGGGTCACAAAGCGCCTGTCCTGGGGCAGTCTGCTGCAGAAGCTGACCGAGCTGAAGGGGATCAATCAGAGCACAGTCACAGTAGATCAGCAGTGCAGCAGGAGTGAAACTG gaTCTGTTGCAGACATGTCCCTGTCAGAACTAGACAGTAGTTTCTTCTGTTATCCCCTGGAGGAGACGTTGGCTACAGAGGTTGTCTCAACTATATCGCAATGTCTGCACGATGCATCAGACACCCTGGGCTGCTCCAAACTCATCTTACCTGACTTTTTACTGCACAACATCAGCCAAGAACTGCTCCACTTGGCTCTAAGTGAACCGTGTGGCCTCAAGGGAGCCCTAATTGACCTGTGTGTGGACAGAGAAGACCAGGGCCCTCTGTGCTTTGTGGACCAAATAGCAGTGGATGCCACCCTGGTCCCAACATTTCATGTGACTCTGGTGTTGAGGCTCGAGTCCGGTGGACTGTGGCCTAAAGTTCAGAGGCTCTTCAAGGTTAGCAAGTCACAACAGATGTCTGCGACATCTGTAAGACATCAGAACACTCTGAGGCTGAGTACGAGCTTCAGGGCTATCAAGAGAAAACTCTATTGTTCGGGGGAGCTGCTGATTGAGGAGTGCTGCTGA